In Mytilus edulis chromosome 13, xbMytEdul2.2, whole genome shotgun sequence, a single window of DNA contains:
- the LOC139501783 gene encoding rootletin-like isoform X8 yields MSLKGSGEGGSTERLFKDSGYYHGDSQSHSTSIDEEIHTSFSSMSSSQRSAASGRLEDSVLKEVDDYTIRGEDSNPSKIPARIREIITKNLSPDDIDIPSNRMSTPNTGQLTEENRILAAELNRVEDLLAASRAERDELGIKYNALSDKLEQNLKGEGDYGETPSKNLVQQNIELRRKLEEEHQSYKRKLQAYQDGQQRQAQLVQKLQAKITERRPQLLQYKKKCTDYESKIHSQSISQLQSQQDSYHKGLDSESRLRQEAENNMDHESALIKLEEEQQRSASLAHVNSMLREQLDQATAANQSLTNDIHKLTNDWQRAREELEGKEAEWREEEQSFNEYFSNEHGRLLSLWREVVAFRRSFGELKTATERDMSHLRSDVTKASRSMHSACLNLSANQRSSDTQLSVLLDREKQERMSLENQLRDKNREIGELQSRYDTHSAELNSKYVYEKISVENQTRVNELTMLNEKLKIQAEEHNKTISNLQRNINNLETRLGEQRSYDLPETESSRQYREETDVIHEALRNIAEAVINDADELDAEGGRRSVSPSRNRSMSPTARARSPILRNRSKSPMARSRSPAFADATFSAVQAALNKRQLQVSELRAKLIASKDHNGQMRKNLDDVENERRRLEMQIINLKEDLDLSKRDKDDTSRERDRLRNSLNLTGNEKSQLEKVRYEMNEQVEGLQMENEKLQAANTELQRQRDNIEEDKEDVTKDKERQLKENDRCHRVIDQLEHKVSSIKEELVGTKEALNRALLDKEVLEQQKAEVSDALTKSEVQKSDLELEINRAKTEEAGLRDALHKMQQLNEGLGQDKIELNKMIIMLENEKASLQGEKSMLEQERCGIREELVRVEQEKMDLDTEKMGLNQTLELSEMTRQQLEEEITAIHREKGETTEQLNCVARHKQALAEELVSVRKEMERVNTNLKRIAIEKERLTQEKGELIVQVTDTERENRHQSEVISTLKADKDALESALYEVQEQARQLEVRKEQLEGENQELIIRKENLQSEINRLCKEKDADNEKFDFQREDLNRRLAQLERDMQMAITQEKQAHEDDVDRLSRERDNQRAEFESQREEMITQYNMEKEESNNKFDRMREELMEELAALQRDRDNSLMMAENDKQQTMSLLEQEKSTLGEKNNNLTMDLANANVEYERLKRDYYAKQEQDRTTINGLGSELKNFRSQFDETCMNHEKECKDLTNNIRELERQREGALREVAELKTQLKLVEENRDNIRRDLIEANRKIREGEETRDLMRKDIVELKRNINDEVREKDTISKTADELRNTVKRNEADKIELNRALQDNKQRCAVLDEQKANVQKEAGDLRASLREVEKARLEARRELQELRRQVKQLDGERNKLGKEVGDLQNRVARDEEKEEESRRTSFDLKQKVVETEASREALRKELANTQRKMGEVIEESRMKEKDYQMALEDSRRIERKMEDQRRNLEIQLENTGAENEELKLRLSGAEGRVNALEATLARLEGAKRDIEFKLSSIVSSLRRTIGFRQEMPRARSPVRSRSTSPRRSRPNSPAKGFENTYATTTEGRGSPIPRTGSPDRAGSPIRVSSRGVSPSRFEMAAVDVDPEAVRMALRDFVQQLANAERERDDALANTKSMGIQLQELEDEKGRVERRLEQLQKSLGDVEEDKRGIDGRLASAQTALMLQEETIRRNERERKIMQDKMNALERSLTSAETEKRQQLEKISKMKANEGRLDDDKRNLRQGLEDAENRCTKLELARRSLEGDLQRFKLLMNDKETENLVLTDRVETLNKQIQNLDSKAQSLQLTVDRLSLTLAKTEEDGIQQKDKVQSLNMSLSDNNAALNELQERIQQLQRALTSSEHDRRVLQERLDSTRQALNDAKKQNYDLLERVQTLQNDCSESEVRRAEVEGQLRQNHGVLVKRTETEQELNQIVQKLTQDKQNMQDHISNISRNLSTVETQKTEMERTYIRLEKDKSALRKTLDKVEREKLKTEEIANTSLMEKGSLDRSLARLDEDNCDLNKQVQQLQAQLAEAEQQHAQRLIDVTTRHRAETEMETERLRTAQMQAERMLETRERSNRTKIKGLEETVATLKDQLSTEMKKRQLYISRSARTGDEIRDIRSILDSSLSNVTRDQSLDPLIMETETRKLDESLEFRGSYRSQPRRRTSPNRTPMKYSDRLTSTPAMRRTQSPIALRKKLLK; encoded by the exons CTTGAACAGAACTTGAAGGGAGAAGGCGACTACGGTGAAACACCATCTAAAAATCTTGTCCAGCAGAACATCGAGTTACGGAGGAAACTAGAGGAGGAACATCAAAGTTATAAACGTAAACTCCAGGCATACCAAGACGGACAACAGAGACAAGCTCAACTTGTACAGAAACTTCAAGCCAAG ATTACTGAGCGTCGACCACAG CTTTTACAATACAAGAAAAAATGTACTGATTATGAATCAAAGATACACTCACAGTCAATTTCGCAG TTACAATCTCAACAAGACTCCTATCATAAGGGTTTAGACAGTGAAAGTCGCCTCCGTCAGGAAGCAGAAAACAACATGGATCACGAATCAGCTTTGATCAAGTTAGAAGAGGAACAGCAGAG GAGTGCCAGCTTGGCCCATGTAAATTCTATGCTCAGAGAGCAGCTGGATCAAGCAACGGCAGCCAACCAGTCCCTCACTAATGATATCCACAAGCTGACCAACGATTGGCAGAGAGCTAGGGAAGAACTAGAAGGCAAGGAAGCAGAATGGAGAGAGGAGGAACAG TCATTTAATGAATACTTCAGCAATGAGCATGGACGCCTCCTCTCATTGTGGCGGGAAGTTGTAGCTTTCCGTCGCAGTTTCGGTGAGTTGAAGACAGCAACAGAACGTGACATGTCTCATCTTCGTTCTGATGTCACCAAGGCATCAAGGAGCATGCACTCTGCCTGTCTCAACCTGAGTGCCAACCAGAGAAGCTCAGATACACAACTTTCGGTTCTGCTGGATCGGGAAAAACAGGAAAGAATGTCTCTTGAGAACCAACTTAGAGATAAGAACAGGGAGATAGGAGAACTTCAGTCTCGCTATGATACTCATAGTGCTGAACTCAACTCCAA ATATGTTTATGAAAAGATTTCTGTAGAAAATCAGACACG GGTCAATGAGTTGACAATGTTGAATGAGAAATTGAAGATTCAGGCTGAAGAACATAACAAAACCATCAGCAATCTTCAACGTAACATCAACAACTTGGAGACACGTCTTGGTGAACAGCGCAGTTATGATCTTCCCGAAACTGAATCTTCCCGTCAGTACCGTGAAGAAACAGATGTCATTCATGAGGCTCTTAGAAACATTGCTGAAGCTGTTATCAATGACGCTGATGAACTTGATGCTGAAGGAGGAAGACGATCAGTATCACCTTCAAGAAATAGGTCAATGTCACCAACTGCCAGGGCAAGGTCACCAATTCTAAGAAACAGATCCAAATCTCCCATGGCTAGGTCAAGGTCTCCTGCCTTTGCCGATGCTACTTTCTCCGCTGTCCAAGCAGCCTTAAACAAACGTCAACTCCAGGTATCAGAACTGAGAGCTAAGTTGATAGCCAGTAAGGATCATAATGGACAGATGAGAAAGAACCTGGATGATGTGGAAAATGAGAGACGTAGACTGGAAATGCAGATTATCAACCTGAAAGAGGATCTGGACTTATC GAAAAGAGACAAAGATGATACCTCTAGAGAGAGAGACAGGCTCAGGAATTCTCTAAACTTAACAGGAAATGAGAAGTCACAGCTAGAGAAAGTTCGTTATGAAATGAACGAACAAGTAGAAGGGCTTCAGATGGAGAACGAAAAACTCCAGGCTGCCAACACGGAACTACAGAGACAGAGGGACAACATTGAGGAGGACAAAGAGGACGTTACTAAAGACAAGGAGAGGCAACTTAAGGAGAATGATAGATG TCACAGAGTCATTGACCAGTTAGAACACAAAGTCAGCAGTATTAAGGAGGAGCTTGTTGGAACTAAAGAGGCTCTCAACAGGGCACTTTTGGACAAGGAGGTTCTTGAACAACAGAAGGCTGAAGTCA GTGATGCATTAACTAAATCTGAAGTTCAGAAGTCTGACCTTGAACTTGAAATAAACAGAGCCAAGACAGAAGAGGCTGGTCTTAGAGACGCCTTACACAAGATGCAACAACTGAATGAAGGTCTAGGTCAGGACAAGATTGAACTTAACAAGATGATTATTATG CTAGAGAATGAGAAGGCCTCACTACAGGGAGAGAAATCCATGTTAGAACAGGAGAGATGTGGAATCAGAGAAGAATTGGTCCGTGTAGAGCAGGAGAAGATGGATCTTGATACAGAGAAAATGG GACTGAACCAGACATTAGAACTGAGTGAGATGACAAGACAACAATTAGAAGAAGAAATCACTGCTATACATAGAGAAAAAGGAGAAACTACAGAACAACTCAACTGT GTTGCAAGACATAAACAAGCATTGGCTGAAGAATTGGTGTCTGTCAGGAAAGAAATGGAGAGGGTTAATACCAACCTCAAACGTATTGCTATTGAGAAGGAGAGACTCACACAAGAGAAGGGTGAACTGATTGTTCAGGTCACTGACACTGAGAGGGAAAATCGTCACCAGAGTGAAGTTATCTCCACTTTAAAGGCAGATAAGGATGCCCTTGAAAGTGCCCTTTATGAAGTCCAGGAACAAGCTCGCCAATTGGAGGTCCGCAAGGAACAGTTGGAGGGAGAAAACCAAGAGTTGATCATCAGGAAAGAAAACCTACAAT CTGAAATCAACCGTCTTTGTAAGGAGAAGGATGCTGACAATGAGAAGTTTGACTTCCAGAGAGAGGACCTGAACCGTCGTCTGGCTCAACTGGAGCGTGACATGCAGATGGCAATCACACAGGAGAAACAGGCTCATGAAGATGATGTTGATCGTCTCAGCAGAGAAAGA GATAACCAGAGAGCTGAGTTTGAGTCTCAGAGAGAAGAGATGATCACACAGTATAACATGGAGAAAGAAGAGTCTAACAATAAGTTTGATAGAATGAGAGAGGAACTCATGGAGGAACTTGCTGCTTTACAGAGAGACAGGGATAACTCTCTTATGATGGCtgaaaatgacaaacaacag aCAATGTCATTATTGGAACAAGAGAAGAGTACTCTTGGAGAGAAGAATAACAATCTGACCATGGATCTGGCCAATGCTAATGTGGAGTATGAGAGACTAAAACGGGATTACTATGCCAAACAAGAACAAGATAGGACTACCATTAACGGTCTCGGCAGTGAATTGAAGAATTTCCGTAGCCAGTTTGATGAAACTTG CATGAACCATGAAAAGGAATGCAAGGATCTAACAAACAATATTAGAGAGCTGGAAAGACAGAGAGAAGGAGCACTTAGAGAGGTGGCTGAACTCAAAACTCAACTCAAACTTGTCGAGGAGAATCGTGACAATATTCGTAGAGATCTTATCGAGGCTAATCGTAAAATCAGAGAGGGAGAAGAAACTAGAGATCTCATGAGAAAAGACATTGTTGAACTTAAACGCAATATAAACGATGAAGTGAGAGAGAAGGACACCATTAGTAAGACAGCTGACGAACTCAGAAATACAGTGAAGAGGAACGAGGCTGACAAGATTGAACTGAACAGAGCATTACAGGACAATAAACAAAGATGTGCAG TATTGGATGAGCAGAAGGCGAATGTTCAGAAAGAGGCAGGTGACTTAAGAGCCAGTCTACGTGAAGTTGAGAAAGCTCGTCTTGAGGCACGTCGTGAGTTGCAAGAGCTACGTCGTCAAGTGAAACAATTAGACGGAGAGAGGAACAAGCTAGGAAAGGAAGTGGGAGACCTGCAGAACAGGGTGGCTAGGGATGAAGAAAAAGAGGAAGAGTCCAGGAGAACTTCATTCGATCTCAAACAAAAG GTGGTTGAGACAGAAGCCAGCCGTGAAGCCCTCAGAAAGGAACTTGCAAACACCCAGCGTAAGATGGGTGAAGTTATTGAGGAGAGCAGAATGAAAGAGAAAGATTACCAGATGGCACTTGAAGACAGCCGCAGAATTGAAAGGAAAATGGAGGACCAAAGGCGTAACTTGGAAATCCAACTTGAAAATACAGGTGCTGAGAATGAAGAATTGAAATTGAGGTTGAGTGGAGCCGAAGGACGAGTCAATGCCCTTGAAGCAACCCTTGCCAGACTAGAGGGTGCTAAACGTGACATCGAATTCAAACTTAGTAGCATTGTGTCAAGTTTGAGAAGGACCATTGGATTCAGACAAGAAATGCCAAGAGCCCGCAGTCCAGTTAGGTCCCGATCCACCAGCCCAAGGCGGTCCAGACCAAACTCTCCAGCTAAAG GATTTGAGAATACATATGCCACCACTACTGAAGGTAGAGGTAGTCCTATTCCAAGAACTGGGTCACCTGATAGAGCAGGAAGTCCAATCAGAGTGTCATCACGTGGAGTGTCACCTTCCAGATTTGAAATGGCAGCTGTTGATGTAGACCCAGAGGCTGTCAGAATGGCTCTCCGTGACTTTGTACAACAGTTGGCAAATGCTGAGAGAGAAAGG GATGATGCTCTCGCCAACACAAAGAGTATGGGAATACAACTTCAGGAATTAGAAGATGAGAAGGGCAGAGTAGAGAGACGTTTAGAACAATTACAGAAATCTCTTGGAGATGTAGAGGAAG ACAAACGTGGTATTGATGGACGTCTTGCAAGTGCCCAGACCGCCTTGATGCTCCAAGAGGAGACAATTCGTCGCAATGAAAGGGAACGCAAGATTATGCAAGATAAAATGAATGCTTTAGAGCGCAGCCTGACCTCTGCAGAGACAGAGAAACGCCAACAGTTGGAGAAGATAAGTAAGATGAAGGCTAACGAGGGCAGACTGGATGATGATAAACGTAACTTAAGACAGGGTCTTGAAGATGCTGAGAACAGATGTACTAAACTAGAACTAGCTCGTAGATCTCTAGAGGGTGACTTACAGAGGTTCAAACTGTTGATGAACGATAAAGAAACAGAAAATCTG gTCCTGACAGACAGAGTAGAAACTCTGAACAAACAGATACAAAACCTTGACAGCAAAGCCCAGTCCTTACAGTTAACTGTAGACAGATTGTCTCTTACCTTGGCTAAAACTGAAGAGGATGGTATTCAACAGAAAGACAAG GTACAGTCATTGAACATGTCCTTATCAGACAACAATGCTGCCCTTAATGAGTTACAGGAACGTATCCAACAGTTACAGAGGGCACTCACCAGCAGTGAACATGATCGTAGGGTACTGCAAGAAAGATTAGATTCCACTAG ACAAGCTTTGAATGATGCCAAGAAACAAAATTACGACCTCCTAGAACGTGTACAGACATTACAGAATGACTGTTCTGAAAGTGAAGTCAGAAGGGCAGAGGTTGAAGGTCAACTCCGTCAGAATCATGGT GTGCttgttaagagaacagaaactgaACAAGAACTGAACCAGATTGTACAGAAACTAACCCAGGATAAACAGAACATGCAGGACCATATCTCAAATATATCTCGTAATCTGTCCACTGTTGAGACACAGAAAACAGAGATGGAGAGAACATACATCAGACTGGAGAAAGATAAATCTGCTCTCAGGAAAACTTTAGATAAG GTTGAACGTGAAAAACTGAAGACAGAAGAGATCGCTAACACTTCACTGATGGAAAAGGGATCCTTAGATAGATCATTGGCTCGTCTGGACGAAGATAACTGTGATCTCAATAAACAAGTACAACAGCTCCAGGCACAGTTAGCAGAGGCTGAGCAACAACATGCTCAGAG GTTGATTGATGTAACCACAAGACATAGAGCTGAAACAGAGATGGAGACAGAGAGACTCCGAACTGCTCAGATGCAAGCTGAAAGAATGCTTGAAACAAGAGAGAGATCAAATAGAACTAAAATCAAGGGTCTTGAAGAAACA GTTGCCACATTGAAAGACCAACTGTCAACTGAAATGAAGAAACGTCAGCTTTATATTTCCCGTAGTGCCCGTACCGGTGATGAAATCCGTGATATCCGATCCATACTGGACTCTTCATTATCAAACGTAACAAGGGACCAGTCTCTTGATCCGCTCATCATGGAGACAGAAACCAGGAAACTAGACGAATCCTTGGAATTCCGTGGAAGTTACAGATCACAACCAAGACGAAGAACAAGTCCAAATCGTACACCAATGAAATATTCTGATAGGTTGACATCAACACCTGCAATGCGTCGAACCCAGAGCCCCATAGCACTGCGtaaaaaactattgaaataa